AATAACTTCATATTACCCTTTGGTTTGCTGCCAAATATCGACGCCAAACTGATCCCATGGTAAACGATACTCATCACTTAATTTTGGATCGGCGGAAAAATGTTGACTAACCAAATATATAATCATGGCTGGTTTCTTCCATAAATTAGTGGCTCCATGAGCAATACCACGCGGTATAAACAATAACTGAGCCTTACCCCCACCCAACACAAACCGCATGGTGACATGATTTTTAATATCATGCAGTGCCACTAATAATCTTTGGCTGGGTGGCACAAACCAAATGTCGTCTTGCTGGTGATGGATATGCCAAGCTTTGATTACACTGGGATCCATTTCTGATAGGTTGATTTGTTTTAGATCGAATTCTGGAAAATGTTCCAAGACATGTTTCTGAAAGCGACCCAGTTCTAAAAACCAACCGCCGTCATCTTGCAAAACTTTTAAATCAACTAATTTGACTCCGTCAATTTTAGGTTTTGGTTGGTAATCTTGCTTAGTTAAAATAATTTTTTTCATATGACATGTTTACGCCGAAATTCGGCAGCTTTAAATAAGCTTTCTAAGGTGCCCGCATCAATC
Above is a genomic segment from Patescibacteria group bacterium containing:
- a CDS encoding dTDP-4-dehydrorhamnose 3,5-epimerase family protein; amino-acid sequence: MKKIILTKQDYQPKPKIDGVKLVDLKVLQDDGGWFLELGRFQKHVLEHFPEFDLKQINLSEMDPSVIKAWHIHHQQDDIWFVPPSQRLLVALHDIKNHVTMRFVLGGGKAQLLFIPRGIAHGATNLWKKPAMIIYLVSQHFSADPKLSDEYRLPWDQFGVDIWQQTKG